Genomic DNA from Peribacillus sp. FSL H8-0477:
TAGATGACCAATTGACCGTTCTTTTAAATAGGCAGCACGGCCCTTTTCAGCTTGCATGTCTTTTGTTTGTTCCATTGCCTCTTTAGCTTGATTGCTGAACGCTGCTGGATCAAAGGCTGTGTTTTCCTGTAAAAAACGGACAACTGGAGACCATACATCGACCAAGGTTTTTTGGTTTTCTGCTGCATGCCCTCTCTGCAAGATGCCGGCTAATGCTTCCTCAAACGCCGTCGTTAGTTCAGCATAATTAACTTCTGCTTTCCCTTTTACACTCATCGACATCTTTAATATGGCTGTCCCAAACAGCGGTCCAGAAGCACCGCCTACTTTTGAAATCAATGTCATGGCCCAGTCCTTTAACAAATCTCCCGGACTTTCATAATCTGAATCTGCCGTTTTTTTGATTGCTTCCTCAAAACCGCGGGACATATTAATTCCATGGTCGCCATCGCCTATCGCTTGGTCAAGCTCCGTTAAATACGTTTTATTTTCTTGAATTTTCTCATTGGTCTTTTGAAGCCATAGCTGGATATGTTCTGTTGTCAGTCCCACTCTTATCATCCTTTCCGTTATTACATCCGAAATGCTGTTGTATGTGCTGGAGCATCTAATAATTCTTTTAGTTCGTCATCTAGTTTTAACAGCGTAATCGAACAGCCTGCCATTTCAATCGCTGTCATATATTCACCAACAAACGTTTTATAGACGGTAAATCCTTTCTCCGCAAGAATCTCACTCACTTTTCCATTCAATATATATAATTCCATTAATGGTGTTGAACCCAATCCATTAATCATGACAGCTACTTCATCACCAGATTTGTGAACACCATCCTGCAAAATTTTTAAGAGAAGCTCTTCAGCAATTTCATCGGCTGTTTTCAGAAGAGTCCGTTCAATTCCCGGTTCACCGTGAATACCCATGCCAATTTCCATTTCATTTTCAGCCATTTCAAATCCCGGTTTGCCTGCTGCAGGGATTGTGCAGGCTGACAAGGCCATTCCCATCGAGCGTACATTTCGGATTGCTTTTTCGGCACTTGCTTTTACTTCTGCTAAAGATGCTCCTGTTTCTGCTTTCGCTCCGGCAATTTTATGTACAAAGACTGTTCCGGCAATCCCGCGTCTTCCTGTCGTATATGTGCTGTCTTCAACGGCCACATCATCATTCACGATTACTTTGTCAACTGTAATCGTTTCCATTTCAGCTAGTTCCATTGCCATTTCAAAATTCATCACATCACCCGAATAATTCTTAATGACTAACAAAACACCCGCTCCACTGTCGGCGGCTTTAATGCCTTCCAGTACCTGATCAGGGCCTGGCGAAGTAAAGACTGGTCCACAAACGGCCGCATCCAGCATTCCTTTTCCCACAAAACCAGCATGCGCTGGCTCATGCCCGCTGCCGCCTCCGCTGACGATTCCAACTTTTCCAGCAGTACGTTCAACACGTGTTAATACAGCTGTATCTGGAACATGCTTCAGTACATCATGATGCGCTGCCGCCATTCCTTTCATCATTTCTTCAACCACATTATTAGGATCGTTAATCAACTTCTTCATTTTTACTCGCCGCCTTCGATTCGAATAGACTGATTTTTTATACTATTTCATTATAACAGTAGGTTAAACAAAAATAGAAGTTATATAAACTGAGGCCGTCAACATTCGTTGACCGCCCCCTTTTTATTTCCCTCCGAACAAATCAAACATTCCGCCAAGGACACTGCCTTCATCCTTAGAATTCCCTGTTCCCCTTGGTGCAGCAGAAAACACACGGCTTGCCAAACGGGAAAACGGCAGGGATTGAATCAAGACATCCCCTGGACCTTCGAGTGTCGCGAAGAATAAACCTTCGCCCCCAAAGAGAGCTGTTTTTATTCCTTTCACCATCTCTACAGAATAATTAATACTCGGTGTAAAGGCGACTAAGCAGCCTGTATCGACACGCAATTTATCACCAGCTTTTAATTCTTTTTGTACAAGCGTACCACCTGCATGTATAAACGCCATTCCATCTCCTTCAAGCTTCTGCATGATAAATCCTTCACCGCCAAAGAAACCGGCACCAAGCTTCCGCTGAAATTCAATGCCCACCTGAACACCTTTTGCCGCTGCCAAAAAGGCGTCTTTTTGACAGATCATTTTGCCGCCTAACTCTTGTAAATCAAGGGCAATTATTTTTCCAGGATAAGGTGCAGCGAAGGAAACTTGCTTTTTACCAGACCCCGTATTCGTGAAGGCTGTCATAAACAAACTTTCCCCTGTGACCAATCGCTTTCCTGCGCCAAAAAGCTTTCCCATAACCCCTTCGTTGTTTTTCGAACCGTCCCCAAAGATGGTTTCCATTTCAATCGAGTTATCCATCATCATCAAACTGCCTGCTTCTGCAATAACTGTCTCCTGCGGATCCAGTTCAATTTCGACACATTGCATATCATCACCGTGAATGACAAAGTCTATTTCATGATTTCGCATATAGATCCTCCTTTAACTAGGTACAAACGAAGCTCTCAAGCTGGCCGCACCCTCATTCAGTGCTTCAAGCGCTTCAGGTACAAAAGAAATAAAGTTTCCAAAACCATGAATCAGATCTTGATAATTTTTATAAAACACCGGAACACCGTTGTCTTCAAGTTTTTCAGCATACGCTTTCCCAACATCACGCAGCGGGTCATATTGTGCCGTTAAAATCGCAGCTGGCGGCAGGCCGCTCAAGTCTGGATAGAGAATGGGTGAGACATATGGATTCAGCATCTCGTCATCATGTGTAACATAATGCTTTCTAAACCATGTCATCATGTCTACTGTTAATAAATAGCCTTGAGCATTTTCACGGATAGAAGGCGGTTCTTGAGCATATCCAGTCGAAGGATATAGGAGGAGTTGATAGCAGATACTCGGTGTCTTTTTTTCCTTCGCGATTATACAAGTTACCGCTGCAAGATTCCCACCTGCACTGTCTCCGCCCACCGCAATTTGGTTATGGTCAATCGAAAATTCCTTTGCGTGCGATGCAATATATTGAAGAGAATCATAGGCATCTTCTACAGCAGCCGGGAATTTGTGTTCTGGTGCAAGACGATAGTCAACTGAAATAACCACACACTGAGCTGAATTGGCAAGTGCTCGACAAATTCCATCGTGACTATCCAAGTTTCCGACTACCCAGCCGCCGCCATGATAAAAAACTAACGCAGGCAAAAGCCCCTCGCTTTTCGGGCTATAAATACGAACTGGAATATCCCGGTCCTTTAGCGGTAAGATTTGATCCTCTACTTTATGTACAGCTTCCCTTTCCTGTTGGAAACTTAATGCCCCAGCATCCTGAGACCGATACATCTCTGGCGTCACCTGATCGATTGGCAATTGCGGCATTTCTTTCAACTTATCTAAAAAAAATTGAATTCTAGGATTCACAGTCATACATTCACTCCTTTTCTCCATAACAGGTTTCACTCATTAACTTCGATTTATTGACGGGAAAATCCTGCTTCATCTACTTAACCGATGATTATAAATTAGCCAGCAAGAGAAATGAGGTAATCAACCCGGGTTGTTCTTACGTCTGGGGATTTTAAACGTCTCAGTCCTATTAGTGTGCAGAAAAGCGGAATTTGTGTGCAAAGTATCCCATTTTCTGTGCAAATCAAGCTCATTTCTGTGCAGAATCGGTCCATTCCTGTGCAATCCAGCCATTTTTCTGTGCAAATGCTTGTCGTAGGGAGGAGAATTGATGTTACGGGAATGCTGAAAATGCTTCATTAAGTTGGATCTTTGTCGTAAATCAAAGCCAGTTAAGGGCTAGTTACCCTTTATCATAAGACCAACCATAGGCTATTTTCTCGGCACCACGTTGTGCAAGGAGATTCTGAGTTTAGGAGGTTTAGACCTAAATAAAAAGACAGTCAGATTGTGTCGACTGTCTTTCAAATGCGCTCATATCCCCTTCTTGTAAAGTGAATAGGAATATAATACCGGTGCTCCAACTAAAATGAGTGCGATGATCAGAACGATTGGCACCCAGTAGATATTCAAAAAGCCTCCAATGATTAGGCAAATTCCCCCGATTGTCCACAAATAGCCTGCCATATGATGTGTTTTATTCCAATTATCTGTACTATTAAGGGTCCATGTTAACCGAATTCCGACTGTATAGTTTTGCTTGCATTTAGGTAAATAATTTCCGAAGACTGTGATTAATATGCCTACCATGACAGGTGCTACTATTTCAATGGGAATGTTATAGCCAAGCGCTTTAAACAATGTTACCGGAGTTAAAATCAATGACATGATTGGGATAATCCATATTCCTACCTGTTTCAATACAGTTGAAACGTTTGCTCGTTTAGGGTCTTTTTCCATCATCCTTAAGACAAATTGATGAATAGCAGCCATGAGAATTGGCAATCCCCATACTGCAATTGCTTTTGGCACATAATTATCAGGGGTTCCCGAAGCATTCCAGTGGATGGCGATTTCACTTGGCAGCTTATTATAAAGCATTAAGCCAACGACAATTGGAAGTAAGCAAATCAAGGTTGTGATGATTAAGGTTCGGTCAACTTTTCTTTTCATTTTCTTTCCCTCCAAACTGTGAGAACCACAACATGACCTCTTCAAATACAGAAATGTTAATCTCGTAGTAGATGAAGTTTTTATACTTGGTCTCAAAAAGTAAACCTGCTTTTTTTAATTGTGATAAATGGTAGGAAATTGTAGCACCTGTCATATCAAAATGCTTTCCGATGTCCCCTGCTGATAATTTTTTATCTTTGAGCAAGACTAAAATTTCTCTTCGCACCGGGTCGGAAAGTGCTTTAAATGTTTCTGGAAACCCCACCATGACACCTCTCTTTCATTCTATTTAGAAATACCTCTAAATAGAATAATAATCCATTTTCCGGAAAAAGTCGATATCTATTTCGAAAATAATCAAAATAGATAACAATAGAGCCTTGCCGCACATACATGCAGCAAGGCTCTGAATCATCAATCAACCAGTACCACTTCATCTCCCACTTGTATTTCCCCTGTTTGCATTACGGAAGCATATACCCCAAAATGATTATTGCGTTGGTTTAATACCGTTTTTTGTAAAGATGGGTCCCGTTCTGCATTGTCAGGATTAACCGTTATTATCATACATCGTTCACAGTGTCTCTTAACCTGTATCTCCACTTGATTTCCTATTTTTAATGTCTTGCCAAACCACATTTCTTCCATGAATGGGGTTTGTTCGTTTAAGGCAAGGATTAAGTTTGGCCGAAAGCGCCTATGATTGAGTGTTTCTTTCCCCCAAATTTTCTGCAATGCATTTAGGGATTCATCCGATATCAGTAGAAGATGTTCCAATTCAATGGCCCCAATAGGTACATCAGTGGGTGAATACTTCACTAGGGAAATGGATCGATTTGAATCAGCTTCTATTTGTTTAGTTAATCCTTCATCTCCCCAACTCACTACCTTCCCCTCAGGTGTAGTTATTTCGATTAAGGGATATTCATGCATGGTTTCTTCTCCCAAAAATTTTGCTTTATATCTCGCCATATTTGGGCATTGTGTGATGGTAACATATTTTCCTGGACGTGTTTCATCTAAAAATGCATGGCTGCGATCTCCATATAATCCATATTCCATAACGTTCGTGGTTTTTACACTTTCTCCATAAAATGATTTTATAGGATGGCGAACAATTTCCTTTATATGTCCTATCAACATCTTATTCCCTCCTAAACAAAATCTGTTTTTATTATACTAATTTTTTTTGCTTGTATATTCGTGGTTCTGCCAAATGAGAAAATAGTCCTTATCTCGCTTGGCCTTTTGTCTCACTTAGCGTCATGACAATGCTTTGAACTGTTCATCAGGTAAGAGTTCCTGTAGAATGGGAACAATAAAAATATGAACAAGTTCGTGTTTCCCGTCCAAGGAAGACCCTATACGATATGCTCAAAAACAGATAATTCATAAAATGTTACTTATTTGGGGCATCACCTTGAACGGATTGCTATAGAATAGAGGTGCAAGCTATTAAATCTTGCAACTTAAGGAGACGACATTATGTTTTGGATTCATTTATTAATTTTA
This window encodes:
- the dhaL gene encoding dihydroxyacetone kinase subunit DhaL gives rise to the protein MGLTTEHIQLWLQKTNEKIQENKTYLTELDQAIGDGDHGINMSRGFEEAIKKTADSDYESPGDLLKDWAMTLISKVGGASGPLFGTAILKMSMSVKGKAEVNYAELTTAFEEALAGILQRGHAAENQKTLVDVWSPVVRFLQENTAFDPAAFSNQAKEAMEQTKDMQAEKGRAAYLKERSIGHLDPGSVSSFYLLQSLSEVIEKEGVTL
- the dhaK gene encoding dihydroxyacetone kinase subunit DhaK, producing the protein MKKLINDPNNVVEEMMKGMAAAHHDVLKHVPDTAVLTRVERTAGKVGIVSGGGSGHEPAHAGFVGKGMLDAAVCGPVFTSPGPDQVLEGIKAADSGAGVLLVIKNYSGDVMNFEMAMELAEMETITVDKVIVNDDVAVEDSTYTTGRRGIAGTVFVHKIAGAKAETGASLAEVKASAEKAIRNVRSMGMALSACTIPAAGKPGFEMAENEMEIGMGIHGEPGIERTLLKTADEIAEELLLKILQDGVHKSGDEVAVMINGLGSTPLMELYILNGKVSEILAEKGFTVYKTFVGEYMTAIEMAGCSITLLKLDDELKELLDAPAHTTAFRM
- a CDS encoding TIGR00266 family protein, which gives rise to MRNHEIDFVIHGDDMQCVEIELDPQETVIAEAGSLMMMDNSIEMETIFGDGSKNNEGVMGKLFGAGKRLVTGESLFMTAFTNTGSGKKQVSFAAPYPGKIIALDLQELGGKMICQKDAFLAAAKGVQVGIEFQRKLGAGFFGGEGFIMQKLEGDGMAFIHAGGTLVQKELKAGDKLRVDTGCLVAFTPSINYSVEMVKGIKTALFGGEGLFFATLEGPGDVLIQSLPFSRLASRVFSAAPRGTGNSKDEGSVLGGMFDLFGGK
- a CDS encoding alpha/beta hydrolase, with protein sequence MTVNPRIQFFLDKLKEMPQLPIDQVTPEMYRSQDAGALSFQQEREAVHKVEDQILPLKDRDIPVRIYSPKSEGLLPALVFYHGGGWVVGNLDSHDGICRALANSAQCVVISVDYRLAPEHKFPAAVEDAYDSLQYIASHAKEFSIDHNQIAVGGDSAGGNLAAVTCIIAKEKKTPSICYQLLLYPSTGYAQEPPSIRENAQGYLLTVDMMTWFRKHYVTHDDEMLNPYVSPILYPDLSGLPPAAILTAQYDPLRDVGKAYAEKLEDNGVPVFYKNYQDLIHGFGNFISFVPEALEALNEGAASLRASFVPS
- a CDS encoding SdpI family protein; translated protein: MKRKVDRTLIITTLICLLPIVVGLMLYNKLPSEIAIHWNASGTPDNYVPKAIAVWGLPILMAAIHQFVLRMMEKDPKRANVSTVLKQVGIWIIPIMSLILTPVTLFKALGYNIPIEIVAPVMVGILITVFGNYLPKCKQNYTVGIRLTWTLNSTDNWNKTHHMAGYLWTIGGICLIIGGFLNIYWVPIVLIIALILVGAPVLYSYSLYKKGI
- a CDS encoding autorepressor SdpR family transcription factor, with product MGFPETFKALSDPVRREILVLLKDKKLSAGDIGKHFDMTGATISYHLSQLKKAGLLFETKYKNFIYYEINISVFEEVMLWFSQFGGKENEKKS
- a CDS encoding MOSC domain-containing protein — protein: MLIGHIKEIVRHPIKSFYGESVKTTNVMEYGLYGDRSHAFLDETRPGKYVTITQCPNMARYKAKFLGEETMHEYPLIEITTPEGKVVSWGDEGLTKQIEADSNRSISLVKYSPTDVPIGAIELEHLLLISDESLNALQKIWGKETLNHRRFRPNLILALNEQTPFMEEMWFGKTLKIGNQVEIQVKRHCERCMIITVNPDNAERDPSLQKTVLNQRNNHFGVYASVMQTGEIQVGDEVVLVD